Proteins co-encoded in one Campylobacter jejuni genomic window:
- a CDS encoding response regulator transcription factor, producing MTNILMIEDDLELAEITAEYLEKFDMKVDIAHEPYIGLSKLALKEYQLIILDLSLPGLDGLEVCEEIRKKYDTPIIISSARHDITDKVNALELGADDYLPKPYNPKELQARIKSHLRRISNTKSAIAKSVKDLVYDQYKHIITMKGQELTLTNAEFDILSYLIKKEGGVVSREELVYNCSSISEDSSNKSIDVIISRIRQKMGDDPKTPKYIHSIRGIGYKLTQ from the coding sequence ATGACAAATATTCTTATGATAGAAGACGATTTAGAATTAGCAGAAATTACAGCTGAATATTTGGAAAAATTTGATATGAAAGTTGATATAGCTCATGAGCCTTATATAGGTCTTTCTAAGCTTGCATTAAAAGAATATCAGCTTATCATTTTAGACCTTTCTTTGCCAGGGCTTGATGGGCTTGAAGTGTGTGAAGAGATTCGTAAAAAGTATGATACACCTATTATTATTTCAAGTGCAAGACATGATATTACAGATAAGGTTAATGCTTTAGAGCTTGGAGCAGATGATTATCTACCAAAACCTTATAATCCAAAAGAATTACAAGCACGTATTAAAAGTCATTTAAGACGTATTTCAAATACAAAAAGCGCCATAGCAAAAAGTGTAAAAGATCTTGTTTATGATCAATATAAGCATATTATTACCATGAAAGGACAAGAGCTTACTTTAACTAATGCTGAATTTGATATTTTAAGCTATTTGATTAAAAAAGAGGGTGGAGTGGTAAGTCGTGAAGAGCTTGTTTATAATTGTTCTTCTATTAGTGAGGATTCTAGCAATAAAAGTATAGACGTTATTATTAGTAGAATTCGTCAAAAGATGGGAGATGATCCAAAAACTCCAAAATATATTCACTCTATACGTGGAATAGGTTATAAGCTTACTCAATGA
- the dccS gene encoding two-component system sensor histidine kinase DccS gives MAKKVIRQILLIYLTTTGIFLTIFFALWYQKLYEELVVLKGATLRENHRNIVISILNSRFTPIDISAKNIAQSTALKFAIFDAKKILFSNIDFNLRKAKIELKGRGICDNKVFFLAPMSADHYFLRHTSNEEVNTNDGLQILIQGEDVGKDLFWIRTKVFGFAIMAFCILGLISYILVKIALKPLEDKISTLNRFIKDSTHELNTPLSVILMSIEQLEHQNLGDNAKFTRIKLAAKSLSQVYSDLVFYNFPNTLETEKQKFDLRILLEERLEYFKVFFEQKKITLKLDLNQANIFAPKSQISKLIDNLISNAIKYNKKGGVISIILKANFLSIADTGCGISKSNLNHIFDRYTRFNTDQGGFGIGLSLVKKVCDDNDIKIICKSVENQGSVFKLNW, from the coding sequence ATGGCTAAAAAAGTCATTAGGCAAATTTTATTAATCTACCTAACAACTACAGGTATTTTTTTAACTATTTTTTTTGCATTATGGTATCAAAAATTATATGAAGAATTAGTTGTTTTAAAGGGTGCCACTTTGAGAGAAAATCATAGAAACATTGTTATAAGCATCTTAAATTCTCGTTTTACCCCTATAGATATAAGTGCAAAAAATATTGCTCAAAGCACAGCACTAAAATTTGCTATATTTGATGCTAAAAAGATTCTTTTTAGTAATATAGATTTTAATTTAAGAAAAGCAAAGATAGAGCTTAAAGGTAGAGGTATTTGTGATAATAAGGTTTTTTTCCTTGCTCCTATGAGTGCAGATCATTATTTTTTAAGACATACTAGCAATGAAGAAGTAAATACTAACGATGGTTTGCAAATTTTAATACAGGGTGAAGATGTTGGCAAAGATCTTTTTTGGATTAGAACGAAAGTTTTTGGTTTTGCTATTATGGCTTTTTGCATATTGGGTTTAATATCTTATATTTTAGTAAAAATTGCTCTAAAGCCTTTAGAGGATAAAATCAGCACACTAAATCGTTTCATTAAAGATTCAACTCATGAACTCAATACCCCATTAAGTGTTATTTTGATGAGTATAGAACAACTTGAGCATCAAAATTTAGGAGATAATGCTAAATTTACAAGGATTAAGCTTGCTGCAAAAAGTTTGTCTCAAGTGTATTCTGATCTTGTTTTTTATAATTTCCCTAATACCCTAGAAACAGAAAAACAAAAATTTGATTTAAGAATACTACTTGAAGAAAGATTGGAATATTTTAAAGTATTTTTTGAGCAAAAAAAAATTACACTAAAGCTTGATTTAAATCAAGCAAATATTTTTGCTCCTAAAAGTCAAATTTCTAAATTGATTGATAATCTTATAAGCAATGCTATTAAATACAATAAAAAAGGTGGAGTAATTTCTATAATTTTAAAAGCCAATTTTTTAAGTATTGCGGATACAGGTTGTGGAATTTCAAAGTCAAATTTAAATCATATTTTTGATAGATATACAAGATTTAATACCGATCAAGGAGGATTTGGTATAGGGCTTTCTTTGGTAAAAAAAGTTTGTGATGATAATGATATTAAGATTATTTGCAAATCTGTAGAAAATCAAGGGAGTGTTTTTAAATTAAATTGGTAA
- the dccR gene encoding two-component system response regulator DccR, which translates to MAAKILLLEDDLSLSEIIEEFLNDEGYEVFLCDNAQEALDMAYERYFDLWILDVKVPLGDGFSLLKELRKSGKQTPAIFMTSLNTTNDLKQGFDAGCDDYIKKPFELAELSIRVKALLKRAFSHKNEDFEDLGDGFRFEFTTQILYHNNKTLTLPSKEIKLLSLLLKNKNNFLSTERIFEELWDYDEEPSELSLRAYVKNLRKILGKEKIINQRGRGYCYG; encoded by the coding sequence ATGGCTGCTAAAATTTTACTTTTAGAAGATGATTTGAGCTTGAGTGAGATCATTGAAGAGTTTTTAAACGATGAGGGATATGAAGTATTTTTATGCGATAATGCGCAAGAAGCTTTAGATATGGCTTATGAAAGATATTTTGATCTTTGGATTTTAGATGTAAAAGTTCCTTTAGGAGATGGATTTTCATTACTTAAAGAATTAAGAAAAAGCGGAAAGCAAACTCCAGCAATTTTCATGACTTCTTTAAACACAACAAACGATTTAAAACAAGGCTTTGACGCAGGTTGTGATGATTATATAAAAAAACCTTTTGAACTTGCCGAGTTATCTATCAGGGTTAAAGCTTTGCTTAAAAGAGCTTTTTCACATAAAAATGAAGATTTTGAAGATTTAGGAGATGGATTTAGATTTGAATTTACTACACAAATTCTTTACCATAATAATAAAACCTTGACTTTACCGAGTAAAGAAATTAAGCTTTTGTCTTTATTACTTAAAAATAAAAACAACTTTTTAAGTACAGAGAGAATTTTTGAAGAACTCTGGGATTATGATGAGGAGCCTAGTGAGCTAAGTTTAAGGGCTTATGTGAAAAATTTACGTAAAATTTTAGGAAAAGAAAAAATTATAAATCAAAGAGGCAGGGGATATTGCTATGGCTAA
- a CDS encoding M23 family metallopeptidase — protein MKKLLLLFIFVVQSFAALSVEELTWDNGDTLLKFLQRNSIPMSLYYGLDKEDQELASDIAYKIKYQVLKDENNNIEQVLIPISDDLQIHIYKDKDGQYTLTFTPVSYQKEDRILHLTIKSSAYQDVYEESGSSTLARAMVRAFRGSINFRNIQKGDEVTLYYEQKRRMGKLWGDINIKMAMVEINKSAREVFSYNDIFYDRDGKELESFLLTKPVNYTRISSPFTTARYHPILKRYRAHLGIDYAAPTGTPVKSAGKGVVTFIGTKGGYGNVIQIKHDSGYMTLYAHLSRFAKIKNGQKVNQGQVIAYVGSTGMSTGPHLHFGVYLNNKAINPASVVKIAKSELSGKAKENFKHIIAGYEQVVKEALASNQPNPPKEEDFENYIEF, from the coding sequence ATGAAAAAATTATTGCTTTTATTTATTTTTGTTGTTCAAAGTTTTGCAGCTTTAAGTGTTGAAGAGCTAACTTGGGATAATGGAGATACCTTGCTTAAATTCTTACAAAGAAATTCCATACCTATGTCGCTTTATTATGGACTTGATAAAGAAGATCAAGAACTTGCTTCTGATATAGCCTATAAAATAAAATATCAAGTTTTAAAAGATGAAAACAACAACATAGAACAAGTTTTAATTCCAATTAGTGATGATTTACAAATTCATATCTATAAAGATAAAGATGGACAATACACTCTTACTTTTACTCCTGTATCTTATCAAAAAGAAGATAGAATTTTACATTTAACCATTAAAAGCTCTGCTTATCAAGATGTCTATGAAGAAAGTGGTAGCAGTACTTTAGCTCGTGCTATGGTTCGTGCTTTTCGAGGAAGTATAAATTTTCGCAATATCCAAAAAGGTGATGAAGTAACCCTATATTATGAACAAAAAAGACGCATGGGTAAACTTTGGGGTGATATAAATATAAAAATGGCAATGGTAGAAATCAATAAAAGCGCTAGAGAAGTCTTTTCTTATAATGATATATTCTATGATCGCGATGGTAAGGAATTAGAATCTTTTTTACTTACAAAACCTGTGAACTACACTAGAATTTCCTCTCCTTTTACAACAGCAAGATATCATCCTATATTAAAACGCTATCGTGCTCATCTTGGTATAGACTATGCTGCACCTACTGGAACTCCTGTGAAAAGTGCTGGCAAAGGAGTAGTAACCTTTATAGGCACAAAAGGTGGTTATGGAAATGTAATTCAAATCAAGCATGACTCAGGTTATATGACTTTATATGCTCATCTTAGTCGTTTTGCAAAAATTAAAAACGGACAAAAGGTAAATCAAGGACAAGTAATTGCATATGTTGGTTCAACAGGTATGAGCACAGGTCCTCATTTGCATTTTGGAGTATATTTAAATAATAAAGCTATAAATCCTGCATCTGTTGTAAAAATCGCCAAATCAGAACTTAGTGGAAAAGCGAAAGAGAATTTTAAACATATCATAGCTGGATACGAGCAGGTTGTTAAAGAAGCCCTAGCCTCGAATCAACCTAATCCTCCAAAAGAAGAAGATTTTGAAAACTATATAGAATTTTAA
- a CDS encoding ArsS family sensor histidine kinase yields the protein MNKSSIFYTITFIFIFAGVSVILGFLWLIEYDQQNYTRELNTKYSLIANARLLNFAGVISEKEFEEQTKNYNKMDEITEAKQIRKILFRGDVLARVEVNNGLIEIISYNRQVYLNIIYDGKVYLYKDQDYQTYRYFIIKAIAVAVICILVLLYIYIFKKLKPLKRLKKQIDKFAQGKLNDIEDVSTGMDEISQVSEAFYQAIVQIRKLNQSRQFFLRNIMHELKTPITKGLLTLEMIEDNKYKERLNGVFTRLEILINEFAAIEQITSGAAFINRKKYNILDVLDEAKEIAMRDDSNIRIFMEESFFVNVDFKLFTTAIKNMIDNGIKHSEDGFVQIDIIDDYICFKNRGPELNNTLEYYTQAFTQGSKQKSSFGLGLYIVNTILETHGMKLDYLYEDGVNLFYFRNLKSVIVKE from the coding sequence ATGAATAAATCTTCGATTTTTTATACTATAACTTTTATTTTTATTTTTGCTGGGGTTAGTGTTATACTAGGCTTTTTGTGGCTTATAGAATACGATCAGCAAAATTATACTAGAGAATTAAATACAAAATATTCTTTGATAGCTAATGCAAGGCTCTTAAATTTTGCAGGAGTTATCAGCGAAAAAGAATTTGAAGAGCAGACAAAAAATTATAATAAAATGGATGAGATAACAGAAGCAAAGCAGATCCGTAAAATTCTTTTTAGAGGTGATGTTTTAGCTAGGGTTGAGGTTAATAATGGCTTAATCGAGATTATTTCTTATAATAGACAGGTGTATTTAAATATTATTTATGATGGAAAGGTTTATCTTTATAAGGATCAAGATTATCAAACCTATAGGTATTTTATTATCAAAGCTATAGCTGTAGCCGTGATTTGTATTCTTGTATTGCTTTATATTTATATATTTAAGAAATTAAAACCCCTTAAAAGGCTTAAAAAACAAATTGATAAATTTGCCCAAGGAAAGCTTAATGATATAGAAGATGTAAGCACTGGGATGGATGAAATTTCACAAGTAAGTGAAGCTTTTTATCAAGCCATTGTTCAAATTCGAAAGCTAAACCAATCTCGTCAGTTTTTTTTAAGAAATATTATGCATGAACTCAAAACTCCTATTACTAAGGGGCTCTTAACTTTAGAAATGATAGAAGATAATAAATATAAAGAGCGTTTAAATGGGGTTTTTACTAGACTTGAAATTTTAATTAATGAATTTGCTGCTATTGAGCAAATTACTTCAGGGGCTGCTTTTATAAATAGAAAAAAATACAATATTTTAGATGTTTTAGATGAAGCCAAAGAAATTGCAATGCGAGATGATAGCAATATACGTATTTTTATGGAAGAAAGTTTTTTTGTAAATGTGGATTTTAAACTTTTTACTACGGCGATTAAAAATATGATAGATAATGGTATTAAACATTCTGAAGATGGGTTTGTGCAAATTGATATTATAGATGATTATATTTGTTTTAAAAATCGTGGTCCTGAGCTTAACAATACTTTAGAATACTATACTCAAGCTTTTACTCAAGGATCAAAACAAAAATCAAGTTTTGGATTAGGGCTTTATATTGTAAATACTATTTTAGAAACACATGGAATGAAGCTTGATTATTTATATGAAGATGGGGTAAATTTGTTTTATTTTAGAAATTTAAAAAGTGTTATTGTTAAGGAATAA
- the htrA gene encoding serine protease HtrA, with translation MKKIFLSLSLASALFAASINFNESTTTANRVNPAAGNAVLSYHDSIKDAKKSVVNISTSKTITRSNRPSPLDDFFNDPYFKQFFDFDFPQRKGKNDKEVVSSLGSGVIISKDGYIVTNNHVVDDADTITVNLPGSDTEYKAKLIGKDPKTDLAVIKIEANNLSAITFTNSDDLMEGDVVFALGNPFGVGFSVTSGIISALNKDNIGLNQYENFIQTDASINPGNSGGALVDSRGYLVGINSAILSRGGGNNGIGFAIPSNMVKDIAKKLIEKGKIDRGFLGVTISALQGDTKKAYKNQEGALITDVQKGSSADEAGIKRGDLVTKVNDKVIKSPIDLKNYIGTLEIGQKISLSYERDGVNKQTSFTLKGEKENPKGVQSDLIDGLSLRNLDPRLKDRLQIPKDVNGVLVDSVKEKSKGKNSGFQEGDIIIGVGQSEIKNLKDLEQALKQVNKKEFTKVWVYRNGFATLLVLK, from the coding sequence ATGAAAAAGATTTTTTTATCATTAAGTTTAGCAAGTGCTTTATTTGCTGCAAGTATTAATTTTAACGAATCAACTACAACGGCTAATCGTGTGAATCCTGCTGCTGGAAATGCAGTGCTTTCTTATCATGATTCTATTAAAGATGCAAAAAAATCAGTGGTTAATATTTCCACCTCAAAAACTATTACAAGATCGAATCGTCCAAGTCCTTTGGATGATTTTTTTAATGATCCTTATTTTAAACAATTTTTTGATTTTGATTTTCCTCAAAGAAAAGGAAAGAATGATAAAGAAGTGGTAAGTTCTTTGGGATCGGGAGTGATTATTTCAAAAGATGGTTATATAGTAACAAATAATCACGTTGTAGATGATGCTGATACGATTACAGTGAATTTGCCAGGAAGCGACACAGAATATAAAGCAAAACTTATAGGCAAAGATCCAAAAACAGATTTGGCTGTTATAAAAATAGAGGCTAATAATCTTTCAGCTATTACTTTTACAAATTCTGATGATTTAATGGAAGGAGATGTTGTTTTTGCACTTGGAAATCCTTTTGGAGTTGGTTTTAGTGTTACAAGTGGGATAATATCTGCTTTAAACAAAGACAATATAGGTTTAAATCAATATGAAAATTTTATACAAACAGATGCTTCTATCAATCCAGGAAATTCAGGCGGAGCTTTGGTAGATAGTCGTGGATATTTAGTAGGTATTAATTCAGCTATTCTTTCTCGTGGAGGTGGAAATAACGGTATAGGTTTTGCTATACCTTCAAATATGGTAAAGGATATAGCTAAAAAACTTATTGAAAAAGGCAAGATCGATAGAGGATTTTTAGGTGTGACTATTTCAGCTTTGCAAGGTGATACTAAAAAAGCTTACAAAAATCAAGAAGGAGCTTTAATCACTGATGTTCAAAAAGGTTCAAGTGCTGATGAAGCAGGGATTAAGCGTGGAGATTTAGTTACTAAAGTTAATGATAAGGTTATAAAAAGTCCTATTGATCTTAAAAATTATATAGGAACTTTAGAGATTGGTCAAAAAATTTCATTAAGTTACGAAAGAGATGGAGTAAATAAGCAAACAAGTTTTACTCTTAAAGGTGAAAAAGAAAATCCTAAAGGCGTACAAAGTGATTTGATTGATGGTTTGAGTTTGAGAAATTTAGATCCAAGACTTAAGGATCGTTTGCAAATTCCAAAAGATGTTAATGGTGTTTTGGTTGATAGTGTTAAAGAAAAGAGCAAAGGAAAAAATTCTGGTTTCCAAGAGGGTGATATTATCATAGGTGTTGGACAAAGTGAAATTAAAAATTTAAAAGATTTAGAACAAGCTTTAAAACAAGTTAATAAAAAAGAATTTACCAAAGTTTGGGTATATCGCAATGGTTTTGCGACTTTGCTTGTGCTTAAATAA
- a CDS encoding polyphenol oxidase family protein, which translates to MGRSRKNFLSLLENDKVGIFCAFDKDYNVFRAKIHNENLFSHLGFKDIEKCVFMDQIHSHKVIIYEKNLKNLSCDGLISKEKNIALCVLSADCLPLILYHESGIIAALHSGRKGSFENILKECVDQITMQNSHLDKNKFHLFILPGICAKNYEIDGEILEFAKKEFKEFVQDDKLDLKALVKFQAQNLGIENIKDCGICSFDDESFFSYRRDKTTKRFVSVVYLKD; encoded by the coding sequence ATGGGAAGAAGTCGAAAGAATTTCTTATCTTTATTAGAAAATGATAAAGTCGGTATTTTTTGTGCTTTTGATAAGGATTATAATGTTTTTAGAGCTAAAATTCATAATGAGAATTTATTTTCTCATTTAGGTTTTAAAGATATTGAAAAATGTGTTTTTATGGATCAAATTCATTCTCATAAAGTTATCATTTATGAAAAAAATTTAAAAAATCTCAGTTGTGATGGACTTATAAGCAAGGAAAAAAATATCGCTCTTTGTGTTTTAAGTGCGGATTGTCTGCCTTTGATTTTATATCATGAAAGTGGTATTATAGCAGCTTTGCATTCAGGTAGAAAAGGAAGCTTTGAAAATATCCTAAAAGAATGCGTTGATCAAATTACTATGCAAAATTCACATTTAGATAAGAATAAATTTCATCTTTTTATCCTGCCTGGAATTTGTGCTAAAAATTATGAAATAGATGGAGAAATTTTAGAATTTGCTAAAAAAGAATTTAAAGAATTTGTTCAAGATGATAAACTTGATTTAAAAGCTTTAGTAAAATTTCAAGCGCAAAATTTAGGCATTGAAAATATTAAAGATTGTGGAATTTGTAGCTTTGATGATGAGAGTTTTTTTTCTTATCGTCGTGATAAAACGACTAAGCGTTTTGTGAGTGTGGTTTATTTAAAGGATTAA
- a CDS encoding bacteriohemerythrin: MLPKWDNSYSVHNAKIDEQHKKLFKLAAKVEVVSDRSVSKNEVKELLAEFFNYMKDHFNDEEKYMQLIGYPNLEEHRKIHKEIIQTMINLIKDIKSTNDLKEKLYIVAKKWLLEHILYEDMKVEKWRSSSLSTDDGGDVSFEAAEDEDNEHPQFYLYTCNCPGKIHDVPYSIHQKIELQGHKFTCKTCKQAIKFYKKYS; the protein is encoded by the coding sequence ATGCTTCCAAAATGGGATAACAGCTATAGTGTGCACAATGCTAAAATTGATGAGCAGCATAAAAAGCTTTTTAAACTTGCTGCAAAAGTTGAAGTTGTATCAGATAGATCTGTAAGTAAAAATGAAGTCAAAGAACTTTTGGCTGAATTTTTTAATTATATGAAAGATCACTTTAATGATGAAGAAAAATACATGCAGCTAATAGGCTATCCAAATTTAGAAGAACATCGAAAAATACATAAAGAAATCATCCAAACCATGATTAATTTAATCAAAGATATCAAATCAACCAATGATCTTAAAGAAAAACTTTATATAGTGGCTAAAAAGTGGCTTTTAGAACACATACTATATGAAGACATGAAAGTTGAAAAATGGAGAAGTTCTTCTTTGTCTACAGATGATGGTGGCGATGTTAGCTTTGAAGCAGCAGAAGATGAAGATAATGAGCATCCACAATTTTATCTTTATACCTGTAATTGTCCTGGTAAAATTCACGATGTTCCTTATAGCATTCATCAAAAAATAGAATTACAAGGTCATAAATTTACTTGTAAAACTTGTAAACAAGCTATAAAATTTTACAAAAAATATTCTTAA
- the groL gene encoding chaperonin GroEL (60 kDa chaperone family; promotes refolding of misfolded polypeptides especially under stressful conditions; forms two stacked rings of heptamers to form a barrel-shaped 14mer; ends can be capped by GroES; misfolded proteins enter the barrel where they are refolded when GroES binds) gives MAKEIIFSDEARNKLYEGVKKLNDAVKVTMGPRGRNVLIQKSFGAPSITKDGVSVAKEVELKDSLENMGASLVREVASKTADQAGDGTTTATVLAHAIFKEGLRNITAGANPIEVKRGMDKACEAIVGELKKLSREVKDKKEIAQVATISANSDEKIGNLIADAMEKVGKDGVITVEEAKSINDELNVVEGMQFDRGYLSPYFITNAEKMTVELSSPYILLFDKKIANLKDLLPVLEQIQKTGKPLLIIAEDIEGEALATLVVNKLRGVLNISAVKAPGFGDRRKAMLEDIAILTGGEVISEELGRTLESATIQDLGQASSVIIDKDNTTIVNGAGEKANIDARVNQIKAQIAETTSDYDREKLQERLAKLSGGVAVIKVGAATETEMKEKKDRVDDALSATKAAVEEGIVIGGGAALIKAKAKIKLDLQGDEAIGAAIVERALRAPLRQIAENAGFDAGVVVNSVENAKDENTGFDAAKGEYVNMLESGIIDPVKVERVALLNAVSVASMLLTTEATISEIKEDKPAMPDMSGMGGMGGMGGMM, from the coding sequence ATGGCAAAAGAAATTATTTTTTCAGATGAAGCAAGAAATAAACTTTATGAGGGCGTTAAAAAACTTAATGACGCGGTAAAAGTAACTATGGGGCCAAGAGGACGCAATGTTTTAATCCAAAAAAGCTTTGGTGCTCCAAGCATTACTAAAGATGGCGTAAGTGTTGCTAAAGAAGTAGAGCTTAAAGATAGTCTTGAAAATATGGGCGCTTCACTTGTAAGAGAAGTAGCGAGTAAAACAGCTGATCAAGCAGGCGATGGAACAACTACTGCAACGGTTTTAGCTCATGCAATTTTCAAAGAAGGTTTAAGAAATATCACAGCAGGTGCAAATCCTATCGAGGTAAAACGCGGTATGGATAAAGCTTGCGAAGCTATAGTAGGCGAACTTAAAAAACTTTCTCGCGAAGTAAAAGACAAAAAAGAAATCGCACAAGTTGCTACAATTTCAGCCAATTCTGATGAAAAAATCGGAAATTTAATCGCTGATGCTATGGAAAAAGTGGGCAAAGATGGTGTTATCACTGTTGAAGAGGCAAAATCAATCAATGATGAATTAAATGTAGTTGAAGGTATGCAATTTGACAGAGGTTATCTAAGTCCTTATTTTATCACTAATGCAGAAAAAATGACTGTAGAGCTTTCAAGCCCTTATATCTTGCTTTTTGATAAAAAAATTGCAAATTTAAAAGATTTATTACCGGTTTTAGAACAAATTCAAAAAACAGGCAAACCACTTTTAATTATCGCTGAAGATATTGAAGGTGAAGCACTTGCAACTTTGGTTGTAAATAAACTTCGCGGTGTTCTTAATATTTCAGCAGTAAAAGCTCCAGGTTTTGGCGATAGAAGAAAAGCTATGCTTGAAGATATAGCGATTTTAACAGGCGGAGAAGTGATTTCTGAAGAACTTGGAAGAACTCTTGAAAGTGCGACCATACAAGATCTTGGACAAGCTTCTAGCGTAATCATCGATAAAGACAATACAACCATAGTAAATGGTGCAGGTGAAAAAGCAAATATCGATGCAAGAGTAAATCAAATCAAAGCACAAATTGCTGAAACAACTTCAGATTATGACAGAGAAAAATTACAAGAAAGACTTGCAAAATTAAGCGGCGGTGTTGCAGTTATTAAAGTAGGTGCAGCAACTGAAACTGAAATGAAAGAGAAAAAAGATCGCGTTGATGATGCTTTAAGTGCTACTAAAGCAGCAGTTGAAGAAGGTATAGTAATTGGTGGTGGTGCAGCGCTTATCAAAGCAAAAGCTAAAATCAAACTTGATCTACAAGGTGATGAAGCAATCGGCGCAGCTATCGTTGAAAGAGCTTTAAGAGCACCTTTAAGACAAATTGCTGAAAATGCAGGATTTGATGCAGGTGTGGTTGTAAATAGCGTAGAAAATGCTAAAGATGAAAACACAGGATTTGATGCTGCAAAAGGTGAATATGTTAATATGCTTGAAAGTGGAATTATCGATCCTGTTAAAGTAGAAAGAGTAGCTTTACTTAATGCAGTTTCTGTAGCTAGTATGCTTTTAACCACAGAAGCAACAATTAGTGAAATTAAAGAAGATAAACCTGCTATGCCAGATATGAGCGGTATGGGAGGAATGGGTGGCATGGGAGGAATGATGTAA
- a CDS encoding riboflavin synthase: MFNGLIREIAKVQSYQNNTLSLKAKYRPNLGDSIAVNGACLSVTKLYEGGFEVELSRESRTHIVIENLKDKVHIEPALRYGDRIDGHLMQGHIDFIGILEKIQKDENGVDFYISLPKEAMKFMAEKGSIGVDGVSLTINEILKNGIRLTIIPITFKETLFKDYQVGRKINIESDLLARYIYAQLQGKNKGLSWEEVERISYLY, from the coding sequence ATGTTTAATGGACTCATAAGAGAAATTGCTAAAGTTCAATCTTATCAAAACAATACTTTAAGCTTAAAAGCAAAATATCGCCCAAATCTTGGCGATAGCATAGCCGTAAATGGAGCTTGTTTAAGTGTAACAAAACTTTATGAAGGGGGTTTTGAAGTGGAGCTTTCTCGTGAAAGTCGCACTCATATAGTTATAGAGAATTTAAAAGATAAAGTTCATATAGAACCTGCTTTAAGATATGGCGATAGAATTGATGGACATCTTATGCAAGGGCATATTGATTTTATTGGCATACTTGAAAAGATTCAAAAAGATGAAAATGGAGTGGATTTTTATATATCTTTACCTAAAGAAGCTATGAAATTTATGGCAGAAAAAGGAAGTATAGGCGTTGATGGGGTAAGTCTTACTATCAATGAAATTTTAAAAAATGGTATTAGGCTTACTATTATTCCTATTACTTTTAAAGAAACGCTTTTTAAAGACTATCAAGTAGGTAGAAAAATCAACATAGAAAGTGATTTGCTTGCTCGTTATATTTATGCACAATTACAAGGTAAAAACAAAGGATTATCATGGGAAGAAGTCGAAAGAATTTCTTATCTTTATTAG
- a CDS encoding ribbon-helix-helix domain-containing protein, with protein sequence MKRNVKTYSFRMPLELKERLDNLSKNLSKPKSTIAKEAIEAYLNEVEDFSFAVNALEELKDGDYQKASKKIDKIVKNLKQTK encoded by the coding sequence ATGAAACGCAATGTAAAAACTTATTCTTTTAGAATGCCTTTAGAGCTTAAGGAGCGTTTGGATAATTTAAGTAAAAATCTTTCTAAACCAAAATCAACCATAGCAAAAGAAGCCATAGAGGCTTATCTTAATGAAGTTGAAGATTTTTCTTTTGCTGTTAATGCCCTAGAAGAACTTAAAGATGGGGATTATCAAAAGGCAAGTAAAAAAATAGATAAAATTGTCAAAAATCTTAAACAAACAAAATAA
- the groES gene encoding co-chaperone GroES, whose product MNFQPLGKRVLVKRVEETKTTASGIIIPDNAKEKPLMGEVVAVSKEITDIANGDKIVFAKYGGTEIKLDNNEYLVLNLDDILGILK is encoded by the coding sequence ATGAATTTTCAACCTTTAGGAAAGCGTGTTCTAGTTAAACGCGTAGAAGAAACTAAAACAACAGCCTCAGGCATAATTATACCAGATAATGCTAAAGAAAAGCCTTTAATGGGTGAAGTAGTAGCAGTAAGTAAAGAAATCACTGATATTGCAAATGGTGATAAAATCGTGTTTGCTAAATACGGTGGAACAGAAATTAAACTTGATAATAATGAATATTTAGTTTTAAATTTAGATGATATCTTAGGAATTTTAAAATAA